tgacagcAACATTTGAGAGAACAAATTTTTACTTTCTAAACTTTTTCTGCACAGTATAAGATATACAGCATatggtatatttatataataatatggttatacaacattttgtttcaacagggtaaaatatttacatactgGAGTGTATTTTTAATCTCAAAAATAAATGTCTAAAAAGATCCACTGAATAAAAAAGCCAGACAAAAAGAAAGTAAGGGGGAAAAATTGTGACAATACATTTACTCAAGAAGGGCCTTTAATTTTCCTCCTGTCATTCTGTGTTATATGTTGTGTGTAGCtgatttattagctcacctgtcacaaagtgacaaggtgagcttttgtgatagcgcagcatccgtcgtccgtgcgtgcgtgtgtgcctgcgtgtgtgcgtgcgtgcatgcgtgcgtccgtaaacttttgcttgtgaccactctagaggtcacatttttcatgggatctttatgaaagttggtcagaatgttcatcttgatgatgtctaggtcaagttcgaaactgggtcacgtgccatcaaaaactaggtcagtaggtctaaaaaataaaaaaccttgtgacctctctagaggccatatatttcacaagatcttcatgaaaattggtcagaatgttcaccttaatggtatctaggtcaagttcgaaactgggtcacgtgccatcaaaaactaggtcagtaggtctaaaaatagaaaaaccttgtgacctctctagaggccatatatttcacaagatcttcatcaagttcatgaaaattggtcagaacgttcaccttgatgatatctaggtcaggttcgaaactgggtcacgtgccatcaaaaactaggtcagtaggtcaaatgatagaaaaaccttgtgacctctctaaaggccatatttttcatgggatctgtatgaaagttggtctgaatgttcatcttgatgatatctaggtcaagttcgaaactgggtcacgtgcggtcaaaaactaggtcagtaggtctaaaaatagaaaaaccttgtgacctctctagaggccatatatttcatgagatcttcatgaaaattggtcagaatgttcaccttgatgatatctaggtcaagttcaaaagtgggtcacatgcctttcaaaaactaggtcagtaggtcaaataatagaaaaaccttgtgacctctctagaggccatatttttcatgggatctgtatgaaaaatggtctgaatgtttgtcttgatgatatctaggtcaggttcgaaagtgggtccatgccgtcaaaaactaggtcagtaggtcaaataatggaaaaaccttgtgacctctctaaaggccatatttttcatgggatctgtatgaaaattggtctgaatgttcatcttgataatatctagatcaagttcgaaccagggtcatgtgcggccaaaaactaggtcagtaggtctaaaaatagaaaaaccttgtgacctctctagaggccatacttgtgaatggatctccataaaaattggtcagaatgttcaccttgatgatatctaggtcaagtttgaaactgggtcacgtgccttaaaaaactaggtcagtaggtcaaataataaaaaaaccttgtgacctctctagaggccatacttttcatgggatctgtatgaaagttggtctgaatgttcatcttgatgatatctaggtcaagtttgaaattgggtcaactgctgtcaaaaactaggtcagtaggtctaaaattattaaaatcttttgacctctctagaggccatatttttcaatggatcttcatgaaaattgatctgaatgttcaccttgatgatacctaggtcagtttcgaaactgggtcacatgcggtcaaaaactaggccagtaggtatagaaatagaaaaaccttgtgacctctccatatttttcatgagatcttcatgaaaattagtgagaatgttcaccttgatgatatctaggtaaagttcaaaacagggtcacgtaccttcgaaaactaggtcagtaggtcaaataatagaaaaaccttgtgaccctcagagaccatatttttcaaggatcttcataAAGGGTCAAATTTTTAACTTGATAAATccggtcaatttcaaatttacatGAGGCTCAAAAACTGGGTcctagtcaaaaaataaaaaaaacgacgtcaacTAAAAACGGGGTCATGGGGGAAGGTGACGATTCAGCCATATGGTCCCTTTGtaatttttgtattaaaagaaattcattttggaaaaacaaggtaatttttttatttttttttttttctcatttttgtgtTGTAGGGTTCTCAGGGGGCCGTAGGTTTAAGGTCCTGACCtcaatcattttgttttttacgatttttttcagCCCACGCGGGGGtttagaattctttatgtgagaaagcctCAAAGGGGCTTGAAAAGGGTTTTGGGTTATACCCGGGTGCCAGCCCTGATGATGTCTTCCTCCCCCATCAAAAGCAGGAAAGTTGCTAAATGACTACTTGTGTTTGTGTGATGTTAAATCCAGcaacaaaaaatgtttcttttattatggTTCATTAAGTGCTACATGAAAGAAATTTATATTATTCCTTATTTTGGGAGTAAATCCTGAAATTGCTTTATGATTGTTTCAGGAGAAAGATCTGGTACACAAGTTATTTAAAGTGTTAGCACCAAGATATCAACAATACTCTACATCATTCACAGCCATGCATAGACTACCAGCCAGATACCCCAGCAGTGGAAGTTTCAACACTGTCTTAGAACTTAaaggtttgtttatatttttaacctTAAGCCAGCTAGTGGCAAGTGACTCtgcatttgcaaccagtgcagaccaagatcagcctgcactgtttgcTACTCAGTCAATAATTTCCAGTGAACACccgtttgaataataaatggtactgcccaaattgaatgatagatcagtccattttagaaatttagcagggttaatgTTAATTAAAAACTAGATACATTTTGCACTGTTGGAGCCACCTTTTTCGtagcaagttttttttatttctctttaaaatataagacaataccatTGATATTATGCATCATTCTGAAGAACTTTTAAAGGGTGgtattcaaaatatcttgattagttcTGAATTCATCataaaacaaggagctgtgttttCAAAACGCAAAAATAAATCATGCTTCtgggtgtatgaccaaagatgttttaagtttaaggtgaaggtcatatgggGGTCAAattcatctatatataggtcagtttgtaggtcttgccacaagggttttagctcaccatgagcacttcatgATCATGCTGTATCTGTTGTGCGTGCGTCCATCTGTCCATGCATCCGTCATCAACAGTTTCTCCAAAGTCAATGAATGGATGTTGTAAATGATTGTATGCAATTTTAACACTTAATGGTGTGATAACCAACAGTCTGCAGAACCCTGGAGTTTGATATTAAGGGGGCTCTCGTTCAGTCCATTGCCAGTCTAGTCCTCATGTTCATGTCTAGACAAACACTAGACTTCACTCGTTTTGGCCACTATATAACTTCCGTTATATATGTGCCCCCTATAAGAATCGCTAAATAGAACCAAACaacacatatcaatatatagCAACGGTTATAACAATGCCAGTCTGTCAGCTTCCATTGGTCCAACTGGTTCTTTTTGGCTGGTTCTCCATTTCGAACTCGGCTCCTTTGACCCGACTGCCCGTCTCTCCAAGGCATTATCAGTTCTTGTTCTGGGAGCTTCTTGATGAGTGCAAGCCTCATCGCCTTCTGTCGTGGTCGCTTCAGCCGGGCTCGCCTGCTTTCTCTGATGGACTGGACAAGAGTGCCCCCTTTTGCCAAAGATTATGATTATATgtataatgattttattattaaatatccagatacatgtatattcattgtaattattcatttaaaagagTAACTTGAAATAATAATCATATTCAATCTCACTATTTTGTTGTTGGTTTCTTTAAAATGGATTTTggtgaaattttacataaatgatctttgggtggccctctttcaaagttttttttaaatggtccTGGTTCATTGAGCATATGGGTCACTAtggttaaaaaaaggttttcagCTATCAAGCTTTAAAATCTTCTCTGAAGCGAGAATagttagagccttgatatttgactTGTGATATCAGGGTTTTATTGGCTactgtaattattcaaattatttctctagggtcaGAAATGGCGTCTTGTcagggctgtaactcttccatccataaagggattttgaaataacttggcatacatgtttaccataatgagactaCCTGTcaagcgcaagacccagacccctagctccaaggtcaaggtcacacttagaggtcaaaggttaacatggtctgtttcgtgtctggtccataactctgccatccatgaagggattttgaaacaacttggcataaatgtttaccataatgagacgacatgtcatgcgcaagacccagactcctagctccaaggtcaaggtcacacttacaagtcaaaagttaacagggtatgtttcgtgtccggtccataactctgccatttatgaagggattttgaaattacttggcataaatgttgctcataatgagacgacgtgtcatgagcaagacccagatccctggcttcaaggtcaaggtcacacttagaggtcaaaggttaacatggtctgtttcgtgtccggtccataactctgccatccatgaagggattttgaaacaacttggcataaatgtttaccataatgagacgacatgtcatgcgcaagacccagactcctagctccaaggtcaaggtcacacttacaagtcaaaagttaacagggtatgtttcgtgtccggtccataactctgccatttatgaagagattttgaaattacttggcataaatgttgctcataatgagacgacgtgtcatgagcaagacccagatccctagcttcaaggtcaaggtcacacttagaggtcaaaggttaacatggtctgtttcttgtccggtccataactttgccattgataaagggattttgaaattacttggcataaatgttcccaataaaGAGATGAGATGCACGACCCAGACctgtagctccaaggtcaaggtcacacttagaggtcaaaggtgtttcttgtctgttccataactctgccatttatcaagagatttgaaaataatttgacacaaatgtttaccatattgagaagatgtgtcacccttatgaccgaggcctctttaagtcaaggtcacaaaatgatgtgtgattttttgcgcatacgactgtggcattcttgggcctacttcagGGGCAtatgtcaccaatagtgacagctcttgttagaactATATTTAAAATAGCATTGAAAATTTGACTTAATTTTTTTCCACGCGCTTTCACATGCAGGCTTCGGCTATTATTTTTATTCCTGAAAATCTTATGGCTATAATTCAATTTAGCCAGAGCTAGCACTGCAAGTATTTTTTAtcgaatattttatttattttgtgttcattcattattcatattgtaaaatgataaaattttgttcCTATTCTAGGTAACCCTTATCCACCAGTTATACCACATCAGAGAGAAACGCGACATCTCCTGACAAATGTACTTCTTTCTGCTGCCAGTAGAGACTATTACAAAGGAAAGAATGAAGCAGCACCCAGTGATAGAGTAACAAGTGCAGAAAGTTCAGGGAATACTCAGGAAGATGATTCTAAAGATAACAGTGCTGAAGACAGTGTTACAGTGAATGTTTCTAGTGAAAGTTCTGAAAGACCTGCAGACAATTCCGGTGCTAGAGGCCCCACTACTTAATTCATTCTAGTGTTTAAGAatcaaataaaatcttacaaataaaatatgcatGATATAAGTTTTTTGTGAGCTAATAGTTTACGAGGGTAGGCTTGGGCTAATCTTGTGGTgtcaaaatgtttctttgaagTTCCATATGGCTAAAAAATGGATGAAGTTGTCCAGATAAAGTCCTTTATAATTACATATACATCTGTAGATCCTCATTTAGTCAAGTTGTACTTAATATACACTAATCAGCTCATCTGTGGCTGTGATAAACAAAAGCTCCGCCAAGTGGGGCAGTATATACCTGAAGGGTTATATTagaggaggatgggagcaaaatttaaagaacttgactgttgaagcccaaaggacaggaacaacaatgggaaaaatttccccccaaaaatttctaagtccaccaaaaaatccttaccaggtacagatatgtcaaaatacacctaaaaattgttattaccatccatgttgtaccacagaaaagtggtctcagttttccCACAGCCAATaataacaaggagctgcattcaataaacacttgattcccccggtggcatccttgtcaatacaaagcaacctaagtccaagacgaggtcaaagtcaaactgaggtcaagtgatgtttgaagatgaggaatggtcacaggttacatctgtattagtatcaattcattcttgtaagtggtattaatgctagacggaacggtcccatttggttaaccaagagatggcccatataaagcaaccgaagtccaaaatgaggtcaaggtcaaggtcaaactgaggtcaggtgatgtctgaagatgaggaatggtcgcaggttacatctgcattagtatcaagtcattctagtaaggggtattgatgctagacgaaacggtcccatttggttaacctcgtacgaacagacggacaggacgatcactatatgcctcccgcatcagtaggtgccgggggcataaaaaagttacaaaataagctatttatagtaatataaaagggaagtaattcaaaaacaatattattgtaagtgaacaaaaagggatctgccaaacaAAAAGACCACCACAATGTAGAGTAATATACGCATGAAACAAAGTCACATGATCTTTGGtttctcgatgtggtgaacatttgtgccgtttctttgaaatcctttaagtaaatagacccctaaatgtgaccttgaccttgaagcgagccatccgaagcatgcactctgcacgttttctcaaatgtggtgaacatttgtgcctagtttcttaaaaatccttcaagcaattAGCAGATACGAAACAAagtcatgacctttgaccccttaatatgaccttgatcttgaagcaagccaaaacatgcactctgcacattgtctagATGTGGCCAACAtgtgtgtcaagtttctttgaaattcttcaaggggttcaagagttacagagcggacacaaaattgctaacagacggacggacaccggggtaTAATTAAAAAGCTAAGAATGGAGAGAAAGACATTGGGGTACTTTTCAGACCATTCTGTCACAAGAGCCAAGATTTTAAATCTGCTAACAGAATACTCAcagcaaatgtttttttcaagCACTTTAATACCAGTTAATttaattatatacaaatatgAAGAATTTACATCATTAAAAGTATATAAACCATGAAACAGATGTATATAAATCATGAAACAGTTGTTagatgatattttttaaaatgtataatatcagtaatagatttaaatgtaataactgcaaataattaaacacaaatacatatatatttagacTTCATACAGTCAAAAATCAGCTTCAAAAATGCCATTAAAGCAGAAATTTTACACAAAGTGAAATATCTTaatatcttatattattattattacatgccTCATTCACAAAATGCAGGTCCAGAATTGTTACTTAATTTCACCAGTCTACATTCAACATATGTTAGTGGGTTGATAAGTAAAAAGtccaaaaataaaactttgaaaattgttttctgAGGTGTTGAACTACAgtatattttaaatgacatgCTGGTCAACAAAAAGTATTCACCTCCGGACCTTGGGCAATAGATTGACTCTTAACTagcaaaccattcaataagtgaATATTATTATAATCCAGATTTAGCAGTATAAAATACACCACAATATTAAGTCAGAAATGAAAGGCATTTATTCAGTTTGtcttgggtttaatgccgtttttcaacagtatttcagtcatgtaacggcggggcatttattcagattatattttctgtttaccAAGCATAAAAAAAACCATTGCCTAAATTAACAGAccttgttaacatttgacctctaagtatgaccttgaccttggagctaggggtctgggtcttgcacatgacacatcgcctcattatggtaaacaattatggcaaaaagttatttcaaaataccttTATGGATTGCAGAGTTACAGCCTGGGCAAGAATTTACATGCACGCACAGACTCGGGGACGGACAGTGCGATCTTAATATGCCAACCTGGGGCATAAAAAAACCCTTGTcactttcattttgttattttaatgttacaagacctttttgttttaatattgttttgttgaGTTTGGAGGTAATATAACAAattttccagcattgatggtggaggaccccaggtgccccactaGGCATTGTTTAAGGTATGGTCGGGCACCTGGTTTGAATCACTAgtcttccgtatgccagctggatggcttccgcacATTAAGGACAGTGAGGTTTTGAACCCTTATTCACGAGGGGACAGTGATTCAAAGTCGACAGTCTTACCAAAAGGACCTTCACCACTCCTACATTGAAAAATATCTGCTCATTTATCAAAATACCTCTCCGTCACACACATACCAGATATTTCTGACCAACATATAAATaaggaatatacatgtaataaaacaatgatATGTGCACAATATATTATCTGATTCTACTACAATAATTAAACATTTACCATACCCAGCCTTCTGAAATCAGAAGTTGTGTAGAAATCACATGTATACTGAACAATCTCAAAACAAGCATACATGATACATCAAGAGACCTGATAAAATGACAATACAGCTGGAcctgtattaacccttaccctgctgaattgctatattaaacttgtccatctttcattttggacagtaccattaactgtaagggatgcttaccaaaaagatactgactgaatggcgaacggtgcagaccatgatcagactgcacagatgtgcaggctgatcttggtctgcactggccgcaaaggcagaataacttgctgcCAGCAAGCTTAAGGTTAAACCTTTTCCCTActaaagttctaaaatggactggtccatcattcaatctggcaGTACTATTTATTACAAGTTAAATCAAAACGAAGAAAAACATTCCTGTTTAATTTATCTTCAGATGCTGAAGCCAAAAATATATTACCTTAAGAAAGAGCTGTTTTGGCTTAAACCTGTTCATGttttgcaaacaaaaataaaattatttcatggTAAACTGTCAACCAACTTTTAAAAAGGTGGCTTTCACAGATGTGACTGCTATGAGGTGATCACTAACTCCAGTCTTAGACTATATGTATATCTATGCAAAGATTAGTTTTGGCTCTATCAAGTGCCTTATGGAAAATACAAAAGCACATGTACATATTGCATTATAACTGTGGCGAAACAACATGAACTGCACTTTACTGCAATACAGACACCAGtatgaaaacagtttaaaaattgaGAACATTGTGAAAgttgaatttgaaatatacatggAATGACTCATTTGGTAACTTCaagtaaatattgtatttaaaatgcACGTGTAATCACTTAAGATAACGTATTTTCACAAGTAAATAGAATCTGCAAATTCTGATCAATTCTTTCACGCATAGTTTGGCAAGCTGTGTTTCAAAATGCAAGGACACATCTTGATATGGTGAAAgttattttaacccttatcatgcaggacacgattgattctgcctttgcgaccagtgtagatcatgatcagccttcacattCATGCAGtcagatcaagatctgcactgtttgccattcagtccgTATCTTTCTGGTAGGCACCCCTTTCAACAGCTGATGGTATTGtacaaattggaagatggacaagttcattgtagaactTTAGTAGTGTAAGAGTTAATATCAACACAATCCAAGCACAAGAATTGTGCCTATTGGACAAAGGGTTTGAAGCAAATTGtgttcagataaggttgtgcatctgagcaactttgaatacAAGTGTATGAGCAGTTGTACTCCATATAAACTTGTTCTTTTCAAGAAAGGGACAACCAGAACTTTACCATAACAAACTTTCTATAACTTCCGTGTATGAATCAAAACTTTACTCTTACAAACttattctggtcaagaacttgaCACTTTCCTCACAGAGCTGAAGAATGTTTCACTTCCTATATAACGCccccttt
The Mercenaria mercenaria strain notata chromosome 10, MADL_Memer_1, whole genome shotgun sequence genome window above contains:
- the LOC123560021 gene encoding 39S ribosomal protein L17, mitochondrial-like, whose translation is MIRFPIQDKPRKLKGVIIGCGSGPSERIKYLKKCVTQLIRHERIEGREDRMDETRGYAEQLINLAIQHGDRHKRTMEIADSWLLEKDLVHKLFKVLAPRYQQYSTSFTAMHRLPARYPSSGSFNTVLELKGNPYPPVIPHQRETRHLLTNVLLSAASRDYYKGKNEAAPSDRVTSAESSGNTQEDDSKDNSAEDSVTVNVSSESSERPADNSGARGPTT